The Aeromicrobium sp. Leaf245 genome includes a region encoding these proteins:
- a CDS encoding response regulator transcription factor — MGESSARLAVVIEDDADVRHLLRTILVRSGFEVILTKDGAEGVEAVRAHDPELTTLDVNMPGMDGFAAAKLIREFSSTYIIMLTGLDDEIDVVQGLDSGADDYLVKPFRPRELRARIESVMRRPRQHVTTTAAAAATDRTSPAQPQQWAQPAAEPTRSDAEQQHLPQREVAPSPAAHHAVAQQAAAQHAAPQTHPPHSSAHPVHSAPAAPPSAGGWSSAGRVGVAHAPSVSAGAAAAPATGADAWLRSNGLAVNVDTRTVVVDGRNADLTRTEFDLVASLLTTGRRVRSKADLVLTLRGQNYVTTYFVNEADKRAVEVHMANIRRKLGDSSTTPRWIETVRGVGYRMAEDG, encoded by the coding sequence ATGGGAGAGAGTTCTGCACGCCTTGCGGTCGTCATCGAGGATGACGCCGACGTCCGGCACCTCCTGCGCACGATCCTCGTCCGGAGCGGTTTCGAGGTCATCCTGACCAAGGACGGCGCCGAGGGCGTCGAGGCGGTACGCGCCCACGATCCCGAGCTCACCACCCTCGACGTCAACATGCCCGGCATGGACGGCTTCGCGGCCGCCAAGCTGATCCGCGAGTTCAGCTCCACCTACATCATCATGCTCACCGGTCTGGACGACGAGATCGACGTCGTGCAGGGACTCGACTCCGGCGCCGACGACTACCTCGTGAAGCCGTTCCGGCCCCGCGAGCTCCGCGCCCGGATCGAGTCCGTGATGCGTCGCCCGCGTCAGCACGTGACCACCACTGCTGCAGCCGCCGCGACCGACCGGACCAGTCCGGCGCAGCCCCAGCAGTGGGCCCAGCCCGCGGCCGAGCCCACTCGGTCCGACGCGGAGCAGCAGCACCTGCCCCAGCGCGAGGTCGCGCCGTCGCCCGCTGCTCATCATGCCGTCGCCCAGCAGGCAGCAGCCCAGCACGCAGCGCCGCAGACCCACCCTCCTCACTCGTCCGCGCACCCGGTGCACTCGGCTCCGGCAGCGCCGCCCTCCGCCGGTGGCTGGTCCTCCGCGGGTCGCGTGGGCGTCGCCCACGCCCCCTCCGTGAGCGCGGGTGCCGCTGCAGCCCCCGCCACCGGTGCGGACGCCTGGCTCCGCTCCAACGGACTCGCCGTCAACGTGGACACGCGGACGGTCGTGGTCGACGGACGCAACGCCGACCTCACCCGGACCGAGTTCGACCTCGTCGCCTCGCTGCTGACGACCGGACGCCGTGTGCGGAGCAAGGCCGACCTCGTCCTCACGCTGCGCGGCCAGAACTACGTCACGACCTACTTCGTGAACGAGGCCGACAAGCGCGCCGTCGAGGTGCACATGGCCAACATCCGTCGCAAGCTCGGCGACTCCAGCACCACGCCGCGCTGGATCGAGACCGTGCGGGGCGTCGGCTACCGCATGGCCGAGGACGGCTGA
- a CDS encoding glycoside hydrolase family 6 protein, which produces MQSRRTRRLEIVGTAVAAVVALVVALNLVGVPVRPPFWPGGAQGSNPFDAAAVHVDPQSQAARAAASAAGDDARILGRLAATPTAVWLTPEATPTDVVEEHVRRIAVQARDEDSVALFVLYGIADRDCSGQESAGGLPPDQYRDWVQAAADGADGIGTSAVVVEPDALADAGECADPDERIALLEDAVTRFVDADVTTYLDAGHSGWVAPDEMAGRLQQAGVEDARGFSTNVSFYADDATERAYADAVADALGGGHYVIDTGRNGNGSDGQWCNPPGRALGRAPSVGDGRLDAHLWIKPPGESDGSCGGGPAAGTWWTERALELARAAGW; this is translated from the coding sequence GTGCAGAGCCGGCGTACGCGACGCCTGGAGATCGTCGGTACGGCCGTCGCCGCCGTCGTCGCCCTCGTCGTCGCCCTGAACCTGGTGGGCGTGCCCGTCCGGCCTCCCTTCTGGCCGGGTGGGGCCCAGGGGTCGAACCCGTTCGACGCGGCCGCCGTGCACGTCGACCCGCAGTCGCAGGCGGCGCGCGCCGCTGCCTCCGCCGCCGGGGACGACGCCAGGATCCTGGGCCGGCTCGCTGCCACCCCCACCGCTGTCTGGCTGACCCCCGAGGCGACGCCGACCGACGTGGTCGAGGAGCACGTGCGGCGCATCGCCGTGCAGGCGCGCGACGAGGACTCGGTCGCGCTCTTCGTCCTCTACGGCATCGCCGACCGTGACTGCAGCGGCCAGGAGTCGGCCGGTGGTCTCCCACCCGACCAGTACCGCGACTGGGTGCAGGCGGCGGCCGACGGCGCCGACGGCATCGGGACCTCCGCCGTGGTGGTCGAGCCGGACGCGCTGGCCGACGCGGGGGAGTGCGCGGACCCCGACGAACGGATCGCGCTGCTCGAGGACGCCGTCACCCGCTTCGTCGACGCGGACGTCACGACCTACCTCGACGCCGGCCACTCGGGGTGGGTCGCACCGGACGAGATGGCCGGTCGTCTCCAGCAGGCCGGGGTGGAGGACGCCCGCGGCTTCTCCACGAACGTCTCGTTCTACGCCGACGACGCCACGGAACGCGCGTACGCCGACGCGGTGGCCGACGCCCTCGGTGGTGGGCACTACGTGATCGACACCGGGCGCAACGGGAACGGGTCCGACGGACAGTGGTGCAACCCTCCGGGCCGGGCCCTCGGCCGCGCGCCCTCGGTCGGCGACGGGCGCCTGGACGCCCATCTCTGGATCAAGCCGCCGGGTGAGAGCGACGGCTCCTGCGGAGGTGGTCCGGCGGCCGGCACGTGGTGGACCGAGCGGGCCCTCGAGCTCGCTCGCGCTGCTGGCTGGTGA
- a CDS encoding collagen binding domain-containing protein, whose protein sequence is MNTDARRRGARAAIVLAVAGLLLGLVSPVAAAEPTGWVAGDIKERVGKSTRYLSGIKVRVFTSGWGYLREVRTKGTAYSLDLPAGDYILQFTDTRPRYDVKAHVDVDVRVSVEAGEGTQRDVTLRRGGAFTGTVRAGGKVAGGARVLAVENVPAGSNGRTYEVKANSRGQYAIGGLPNARFSLFTFDRAKRWTGPARAAGAANLGVVRSVDIALRSRAGSMVGRVYRGDNTLISTSPWVTLVHRTTGQFWVVKVTQGRFSVQGLHPGSYRVQVPGTDGYLGRTVNLSGSVRSGRTLNTSVKLGQKGGSLSGRVLDARTGMPAKGVKVSAYDGNGVQHGKVETDATGAFTVGGTLPTATCDVSIVIEDEVDKKWQPVRLNGLSARQGMAVAANQPLLPDSTCRQVLAVEDGQPFMLVRSPAFPWPSATPTPTPSATSTPSATPTATPTPSATPTATAAAGVS, encoded by the coding sequence ATGAACACCGACGCACGTCGTCGTGGCGCGCGCGCCGCCATCGTCCTGGCGGTCGCCGGCCTGCTGCTGGGGCTCGTGTCGCCCGTGGCCGCCGCCGAGCCGACCGGATGGGTCGCAGGCGACATCAAGGAGCGCGTGGGCAAGAGCACCCGCTACCTGTCCGGCATCAAGGTGCGCGTGTTCACCTCCGGGTGGGGCTACCTCCGCGAGGTCCGCACCAAGGGGACCGCGTACTCCCTCGACCTGCCCGCCGGCGACTACATCCTGCAGTTCACCGACACCAGGCCGCGCTACGACGTGAAGGCGCACGTGGACGTCGACGTCCGTGTCTCGGTCGAGGCCGGCGAGGGGACGCAGCGCGACGTGACGCTGCGCCGCGGCGGGGCCTTCACCGGTACCGTCCGCGCCGGCGGGAAGGTGGCAGGTGGAGCCCGGGTCCTCGCGGTCGAGAACGTGCCCGCCGGGTCCAACGGCCGCACCTACGAGGTGAAGGCCAACAGCCGCGGCCAGTACGCCATCGGCGGCCTGCCGAACGCGCGCTTCTCCCTCTTCACCTTCGACCGCGCCAAGCGCTGGACCGGACCGGCACGCGCTGCGGGCGCAGCCAACCTCGGTGTCGTCCGGTCGGTCGACATCGCGCTCAGGAGCCGGGCCGGCTCGATGGTCGGTCGCGTCTACCGCGGCGACAACACCTTGATCTCCACGAGCCCGTGGGTGACCCTCGTCCACCGCACGACCGGCCAGTTCTGGGTCGTCAAGGTCACCCAGGGCCGGTTCAGCGTCCAGGGCCTCCACCCGGGGTCCTACCGCGTCCAGGTGCCCGGGACCGACGGGTACCTCGGCCGCACCGTGAACCTGTCGGGATCGGTGAGGTCAGGACGCACCCTGAACACGTCGGTCAAGCTCGGCCAGAAGGGTGGCAGCCTCAGCGGACGTGTCCTCGACGCGAGGACCGGCATGCCCGCGAAGGGCGTGAAGGTCTCGGCCTACGACGGCAACGGAGTGCAGCACGGCAAGGTCGAGACCGACGCGACCGGCGCGTTCACGGTCGGCGGGACCCTGCCCACCGCCACGTGCGACGTCAGCATCGTGATCGAGGACGAGGTCGACAAGAAGTGGCAGCCGGTGCGGCTCAACGGGCTGAGTGCCCGGCAGGGCATGGCGGTCGCGGCCAACCAGCCCCTGCTGCCCGACAGCACGTGCCGCCAGGTGCTCGCGGTCGAGGACGGTCAGCCCTTCATGCTGGTGCGCTCGCCCGCGTTCCCGTGGCCGTCCGCCACGCCCACGCCCACACCGAGCGCTACGTCCACTCCCAGCGCGACGCCGACGGCCACCCCGACCCCGAGCGCGACCCCGACGGCGACCGCCGCAGCGGGCGTCAGCTGA
- a CDS encoding ribose-phosphate diphosphokinase, whose protein sequence is MLKKTPTKKIMLFSGRAHPVLAEEVANLLEVPLVPTTAYDFANGEIYVRFDESVRGSDAFVIQSHAAPINEAIMEQLIMIDALKRASAKRITVILPFYGYARQDKKHLGREPISARLMADLFTAAGADRLMTVDLHTAQIQGYFDGPVDHLLAMPILTRYVKKKYGKQPLAVVSPDAGRIKVAESWANALGGAPLAFIHKTRDPRKPNESKANRVVGEVEGRCCILVDDLIDTGGTIVQAAEALKADGAADVVIAATHPVFSGPAVDRLKNSVATEVVVTNTLPLNDDQRFDKLTVLSIAPLLAQATAAVFEDGSVTSLFS, encoded by the coding sequence CTGCTCAAGAAGACGCCGACGAAGAAGATCATGCTCTTCTCGGGCCGGGCGCACCCCGTGCTCGCCGAGGAGGTCGCGAACCTGCTCGAGGTCCCGCTCGTGCCGACCACGGCGTACGACTTCGCGAACGGTGAGATCTACGTCCGCTTCGACGAGTCGGTCCGCGGCAGCGACGCGTTCGTGATCCAGAGCCACGCGGCCCCGATCAACGAGGCGATCATGGAGCAGCTCATCATGATCGACGCGCTGAAGCGGGCCTCCGCCAAGCGCATCACCGTGATCCTGCCGTTCTACGGCTATGCCCGTCAGGACAAGAAGCACCTCGGCCGCGAGCCGATCTCGGCTCGTCTCATGGCCGACCTGTTCACGGCCGCCGGCGCCGACCGCCTCATGACGGTCGACCTGCACACGGCGCAGATCCAGGGCTACTTCGACGGTCCCGTCGACCACCTGCTGGCCATGCCGATCCTCACGCGCTACGTGAAGAAGAAGTACGGCAAGCAGCCGCTCGCGGTCGTCTCGCCCGACGCCGGTCGCATCAAGGTCGCCGAGTCGTGGGCCAACGCCCTGGGCGGCGCCCCGCTCGCGTTCATCCACAAGACCCGCGACCCGCGCAAGCCGAACGAGTCGAAGGCCAACCGCGTCGTCGGCGAGGTCGAGGGACGGTGCTGCATCCTGGTCGACGACCTCATCGACACCGGCGGCACGATCGTGCAGGCCGCCGAGGCGCTGAAGGCCGACGGCGCCGCCGACGTGGTCATCGCGGCCACGCACCCGGTGTTCTCCGGTCCGGCGGTCGACCGGCTCAAGAACTCGGTGGCCACCGAGGTGGTCGTCACCAACACGCTGCCGCTGAACGACGACCAGCGCTTCGACAAGCTGACCGTGCTGTCGATCGCCCCGCTGCTGGCCCAGGCCACCGCCGCCGTCTTCGAGGACGGCTCGGTCACCAGCCTGTTCAGCTGA
- the glmU gene encoding bifunctional UDP-N-acetylglucosamine diphosphorylase/glucosamine-1-phosphate N-acetyltransferase GlmU, which yields MPDSTTPTVTAIVLAAGAGTRMRSRSAKVLHPLGGRSMVAHALTAVREVGASQVVAVVGHDREQVSAAVTELDAGVVQAVQEQQNGTGHAVRVALDALDEVPEGTVLITYGDVPLLTAQTLSELLLDHTHAGRAVTILTAELDDPSGYGRILRDEQGAVVAIREHKDATDDERAVREVNSGILAVEAAFLDHATRKLDTDNAQGELYLTDIVGTAVREGRPVGAHVLEDVWQTEGVNDRAQLARLGKELNRRTTDHWMRQGVTIVDPDTTWIDSDVSLGTDVTLLPGTQLLGATTIGDGATVGPDTTLRNVEVGDDATVVRTHGSDAVVGAGASVGPFAYLRPGAVLGDHGKIGTFVEVKNSTLGEGAKVPHLSYVGDADVGEGTNIGAGTIVANYDGVNKHRTVVGKHARTGSDNVFVAPVTIGDGAFTGAGTIVREDVPSGALAVSAGTQRTMDGWVQRKRPGTPSAAAAAAAEEPAGE from the coding sequence GTGCCTGACTCCACCACGCCGACCGTGACCGCGATCGTCCTCGCCGCCGGCGCCGGGACGCGCATGAGGTCCCGCTCGGCCAAGGTGCTGCACCCCCTGGGCGGGCGCAGCATGGTCGCCCACGCGCTCACGGCGGTCCGCGAGGTCGGCGCCTCGCAGGTCGTCGCGGTCGTGGGCCACGACCGTGAGCAGGTCTCCGCCGCCGTCACCGAGCTGGACGCCGGCGTCGTGCAGGCCGTGCAGGAGCAGCAGAACGGCACGGGGCACGCCGTCCGCGTCGCGCTCGACGCCCTCGACGAGGTCCCCGAGGGCACCGTGCTCATCACCTACGGCGACGTCCCGCTCCTCACGGCCCAGACGCTGTCGGAGCTGCTGCTCGACCACACCCATGCGGGTCGCGCCGTCACGATCCTCACTGCCGAGCTGGACGACCCCAGCGGCTACGGCCGCATCCTGCGCGACGAGCAGGGCGCCGTGGTCGCGATCCGCGAGCACAAGGACGCGACGGACGACGAGCGGGCCGTGCGCGAGGTCAACAGCGGCATCCTCGCCGTCGAGGCCGCATTCCTGGACCACGCCACGCGCAAGCTCGACACCGACAACGCGCAGGGCGAGCTGTACCTCACCGACATCGTCGGCACGGCCGTGCGCGAGGGCCGCCCGGTCGGGGCCCACGTCCTCGAGGACGTGTGGCAGACGGAGGGCGTCAACGACCGGGCCCAGCTGGCCCGCCTCGGCAAGGAGCTCAACCGGCGCACGACCGACCACTGGATGCGCCAGGGCGTCACGATCGTCGACCCCGACACCACGTGGATCGACTCCGACGTCAGCCTCGGCACCGACGTCACGCTGCTGCCCGGCACCCAGCTGCTCGGCGCGACGACCATCGGCGACGGTGCCACGGTCGGGCCCGACACCACGCTGCGCAACGTCGAGGTCGGCGACGACGCCACCGTCGTGCGCACCCACGGCTCCGACGCGGTCGTCGGAGCCGGCGCGAGCGTGGGCCCGTTCGCGTACCTGCGTCCCGGTGCGGTGCTGGGCGACCACGGCAAGATCGGCACCTTCGTGGAGGTCAAGAACTCGACCCTCGGCGAGGGCGCCAAGGTGCCTCACCTCAGCTACGTCGGCGACGCCGACGTCGGCGAGGGGACCAACATCGGTGCCGGCACGATCGTCGCCAACTACGACGGGGTGAACAAGCACCGCACGGTGGTGGGCAAGCACGCCCGCACCGGTTCGGACAACGTGTTCGTCGCCCCCGTGACGATCGGCGACGGTGCCTTCACCGGCGCCGGGACGATCGTGCGGGAGGACGTCCCGTCGGGGGCGCTTGCGGTGAGTGCTGGGACACAGAGGACCATGGACGGGTGGGTGCAGCGCAAGCGGCCGGGCACCCCGTCCGCTGCTGCTGCCGCCGCCGCCGAGGAGCCCGCTGGTGAGTGA
- a CDS encoding CapA family protein, with amino-acid sequence MDQRRRRTGPVLAGVVALLGGCSVHAWSFDTEVEDPSRAITLAFAGDVHFEGDLSDVPGDGDATLGEMSQLLAAADLAVVNLETALTTRGEPAAKELESPEARYWFRAPASALDVLERSGVDVASMANNHGADYGVRGVRDSVAAAEDGPVAVVGIGLDDEAAYAPHRRTIRGTSVAVHAADASPLESEAAVWTAEPGSGPGLATARGAGTTRLLSSVRTSVERDDVVVVYLHWGAEGLAEPTAAQQELAEALADAGADVVVGAHTHIPMGAGTLDSTYVAYGLGNFHWYHGDTAESGVLQVTLTDGQVTDDQWRPGLIPPEGGGPTPLSGQTADAAVMSWRALRDTTGLTAPPGEAGAPTPPDLPAFEASVDGIDAATRQRMTSHDPDTCPVPLTDLRLVTLPYVGFDGLAHQGEIVVHADVAADVVRVFGTLYRERFPLQSMRIIDEFDGDDDRSMAANNSSGYNCRTVAGTDTWSAHAYGRAVDTNPVQNPYVVDGTARPPAAQAFVGVDRSPGTDAAPGVIVDGDVVDRAFTGIGWERGADFPEPDYQHYAAP; translated from the coding sequence ATGGACCAGCGCCGCCGGCGGACGGGACCCGTGCTCGCGGGCGTCGTCGCGCTGCTCGGAGGATGCTCGGTCCACGCCTGGTCCTTCGACACCGAGGTCGAGGACCCGTCGCGCGCCATCACGCTCGCCTTCGCCGGCGACGTCCACTTCGAGGGCGACCTCTCGGACGTGCCGGGTGACGGCGACGCGACGCTCGGCGAGATGTCGCAGCTGCTCGCCGCGGCCGACCTCGCGGTCGTCAACCTCGAGACGGCGCTCACCACCCGGGGCGAGCCGGCCGCCAAGGAGCTCGAGTCACCCGAGGCGCGCTACTGGTTCCGGGCACCGGCGTCGGCGCTCGACGTCCTCGAGCGCTCGGGCGTCGACGTGGCGTCCATGGCCAACAACCACGGCGCCGACTACGGCGTGCGCGGCGTGCGCGACAGCGTGGCGGCGGCCGAGGACGGCCCCGTCGCGGTGGTGGGGATCGGTCTCGACGACGAGGCCGCCTACGCGCCCCACCGCCGGACCATCCGCGGGACGTCGGTGGCCGTCCACGCCGCCGACGCCTCCCCGCTGGAGAGCGAGGCGGCCGTCTGGACGGCGGAGCCGGGCAGCGGGCCCGGACTCGCGACCGCCAGGGGCGCCGGTACCACGCGCCTCCTCTCCTCCGTCCGCACCTCCGTCGAGCGCGACGACGTGGTGGTGGTCTATCTGCACTGGGGCGCCGAGGGCCTCGCCGAGCCGACCGCGGCGCAGCAGGAGCTGGCCGAAGCGCTCGCCGACGCCGGTGCCGACGTGGTCGTGGGCGCCCACACGCACATCCCCATGGGAGCGGGCACGCTCGACTCGACCTACGTCGCCTACGGGCTCGGGAACTTCCACTGGTACCACGGCGACACGGCCGAGTCCGGCGTCCTGCAGGTCACGCTGACCGACGGCCAGGTCACCGACGACCAGTGGCGCCCCGGCCTGATCCCGCCCGAGGGCGGCGGACCGACCCCCTTGTCCGGCCAGACCGCCGACGCCGCGGTGATGTCGTGGCGCGCCCTGCGGGACACCACCGGGCTCACCGCACCACCCGGCGAGGCGGGAGCACCGACGCCGCCCGACCTGCCGGCCTTCGAGGCCTCCGTGGACGGGATCGACGCGGCCACCCGGCAGCGGATGACCAGCCACGATCCCGACACCTGCCCGGTGCCGCTCACGGACCTGCGGCTGGTCACGCTCCCGTACGTCGGGTTCGACGGCCTGGCGCACCAGGGCGAGATCGTGGTGCACGCCGACGTCGCCGCCGACGTCGTTCGGGTCTTCGGCACCCTCTACCGCGAGCGGTTCCCGCTGCAGTCGATGCGCATCATCGACGAGTTCGACGGTGACGACGACCGGTCGATGGCCGCCAACAACAGCTCGGGCTACAACTGCCGCACGGTCGCGGGCACCGACACGTGGTCGGCCCACGCCTACGGGCGCGCGGTCGACACCAACCCGGTGCAGAACCCCTACGTGGTCGACGGGACCGCACGACCGCCCGCGGCCCAGGCATTCGTCGGCGTCGACCGCTCCCCCGGGACCGACGCAGCGCCCGGCGTCATCGTCGACGGCGACGTCGTCGACCGGGCGTTCACGGGGATCGGCTGGGAGCGGGGCGCCGACTTCCCGGAGCCGGACTACCAGCACTACGCAGCACCCTGA
- a CDS encoding methyltransferase domain-containing protein: MRWDPTQYLRFADDRGRPFVDLVARIRGDAATVVDLGCGAGNLTSVLRGRWPDAQVLGVDASPEMIERAKAADDDPGARYELADVETWAPAEPVDVITSNAMFQWVPEQEAVLRRLADAVLPGGSIAVQVPNNADAPSHSLVREVADRPRYADHTRGVLGVRGTAPEVYLELFADLGWECDAWETTYLHVLPGEDPVFEWVKGTGARPVLAALPDGLREEFVEEYKAELRTAYPRRPFGTVLPFRRTFAVATRPLG, from the coding sequence ATGCGCTGGGACCCGACGCAGTACCTGCGCTTCGCCGACGACCGCGGGCGCCCGTTCGTCGACCTCGTCGCCCGGATCCGGGGCGACGCCGCGACGGTGGTCGACCTCGGCTGCGGCGCCGGCAACCTCACGTCGGTGCTGCGTGGCCGGTGGCCGGACGCGCAGGTGCTGGGCGTCGACGCGTCGCCGGAGATGATCGAGCGGGCGAAGGCGGCCGACGACGACCCCGGCGCGCGGTACGAGCTGGCCGACGTCGAGACGTGGGCGCCCGCCGAGCCGGTCGACGTCATCACCTCGAACGCGATGTTCCAGTGGGTGCCCGAGCAGGAGGCGGTGCTGAGGCGACTGGCCGACGCCGTGCTCCCGGGCGGCTCCATCGCGGTGCAGGTGCCCAACAACGCCGACGCCCCGAGCCACTCGCTCGTGCGCGAGGTCGCCGACCGGCCTCGGTACGCCGACCACACGCGGGGCGTGCTGGGGGTCCGTGGAACCGCGCCCGAGGTCTACCTCGAGCTCTTCGCCGACCTCGGCTGGGAGTGCGACGCGTGGGAGACCACCTACCTGCACGTCCTCCCGGGCGAGGACCCCGTGTTCGAGTGGGTCAAGGGCACGGGCGCTCGCCCGGTGCTCGCGGCGCTGCCGGACGGGCTCCGCGAGGAGTTCGTCGAGGAGTACAAGGCCGAGCTGCGCACCGCCTACCCGCGTCGCCCCTTCGGCACGGTGCTGCCGTTCCGGCGCACGTTCGCCGTCGCCACCCGCCCGCTCGGGTAG
- a CDS encoding amidase, translating to MDVVDLVGKGPATLVPLLREGSVSSRELTIATLDAIEREDARVNAVVELLADEAFDASTEADARIARGERGPLLGVPVAIKNDLDVAGRVTALGSRAVSRVAAQDAELVQALLAAGAVPVATTTLPELAIYGFTESAARGITRNPHHLDRSSGGSSGGSAALVASGAIGVATASDGAGSIRIPAASCGLVGFKTTHGYLPGAGGWHGLSTQGCVTPTVRDTAVYLDAVGLGGAGALAHAASTTPRSLRIGVSTSTAAATRAEPLHRDVKAALDHVAGLLSDAGHEVVQVKVPYGLDVKALTVRYLAGIADAARAVDDPTLLEPRTQQIARLGRAFGPSSVAWAQRAGLRFGATVHDRLGVDLLLTPVMSGPALPVGRFAGKGGLRTVLGMNAFYPYTAQWNHAGVPAVSLPVGRSRKKDLPLAVQLVARRDQDPLLMSVASQVESLLRAE from the coding sequence ATGGACGTCGTCGACCTGGTGGGCAAGGGCCCGGCCACCCTCGTGCCGCTGCTGCGTGAGGGGTCGGTCTCCTCGCGGGAGCTGACCATCGCCACCCTCGACGCGATCGAGCGGGAGGACGCCCGGGTGAACGCCGTGGTCGAGCTGCTCGCCGACGAGGCGTTCGACGCCTCGACCGAGGCCGACGCCCGCATCGCGCGGGGGGAGCGCGGGCCGCTGCTCGGCGTCCCGGTGGCGATCAAGAACGACCTCGACGTGGCCGGGCGGGTCACGGCCCTCGGCAGTCGAGCGGTGTCGCGGGTGGCGGCCCAGGACGCCGAGCTCGTGCAGGCCCTGCTGGCGGCCGGGGCGGTGCCGGTGGCCACCACCACCCTCCCCGAGCTGGCGATCTACGGCTTCACCGAGTCCGCAGCGCGTGGCATCACCCGCAACCCGCACCACCTCGACCGCTCCAGCGGCGGCTCGTCGGGTGGGTCGGCCGCGCTGGTCGCGTCCGGGGCGATCGGCGTGGCCACGGCGTCGGACGGCGCCGGCTCGATCCGGATCCCGGCGGCCAGCTGCGGGCTCGTGGGCTTCAAGACCACGCACGGCTACCTCCCGGGGGCCGGTGGTTGGCACGGCCTGTCCACCCAGGGGTGCGTCACGCCGACGGTGCGCGACACGGCGGTCTACCTCGACGCCGTGGGCCTCGGCGGTGCCGGTGCACTGGCGCACGCCGCGTCCACGACACCGCGCTCCCTGCGCATCGGGGTGAGCACCAGCACCGCTGCGGCCACCCGGGCCGAGCCCCTGCACCGCGACGTGAAGGCGGCCCTCGACCACGTCGCCGGTCTGCTCAGCGACGCGGGGCACGAGGTGGTCCAGGTCAAGGTGCCGTACGGCCTCGACGTCAAGGCGCTGACCGTCCGCTACCTCGCCGGGATCGCCGACGCCGCGCGCGCTGTCGACGACCCGACCCTGCTGGAGCCGCGCACGCAGCAGATCGCTCGTCTCGGCCGAGCGTTCGGTCCCTCGTCGGTGGCCTGGGCGCAGCGCGCCGGACTGCGGTTCGGGGCGACGGTCCACGACCGGCTCGGCGTCGACCTGCTGCTCACCCCCGTGATGAGCGGCCCGGCGCTGCCGGTGGGCCGCTTCGCCGGCAAGGGTGGCCTGCGCACCGTGCTCGGCATGAACGCCTTCTACCCCTACACCGCCCAGTGGAACCATGCGGGCGTGCCGGCCGTGTCGCTGCCCGTGGGGCGATCACGCAAGAAGGACCTGCCGCTCGCGGTGCAGCTGGTGGCCCGTCGCGACCAGGACCCGCTGCTGATGTCGGTGGCCTCGCAGGTCGAGTCGCTGCTGAGGGCCGAGTGA
- a CDS encoding MarR family winged helix-turn-helix transcriptional regulator, protein MGVEERDEVDDIVAAWQRERPDLDTTPMQVLSRVTRLARHLDRARRAAFAAHSLEPWEFDVLSALRRSGPPYQLSPGRLVTETLVTSGTMTNRVDRLTERGLVSREADPADRRGVQVTLTAAGRSAVDAALDELLEQERSLLSSLPPRDAEALAASLRTLARHV, encoded by the coding sequence ATGGGTGTCGAGGAGCGTGACGAGGTCGACGACATCGTCGCGGCCTGGCAGCGCGAACGTCCCGACCTCGACACCACGCCCATGCAGGTGCTGAGCCGGGTGACTCGCCTCGCGCGCCACCTGGACCGCGCCCGCCGCGCCGCCTTCGCGGCCCACTCGCTCGAGCCGTGGGAGTTCGACGTGCTCTCGGCACTCCGCCGCTCCGGCCCGCCGTACCAGCTCTCCCCGGGGCGCCTGGTCACCGAGACCCTCGTGACCAGCGGGACGATGACCAACCGCGTCGATCGGCTCACCGAGCGGGGACTCGTCTCGCGCGAGGCGGACCCGGCCGACCGCCGAGGCGTCCAGGTGACGCTCACGGCCGCCGGACGCAGCGCCGTCGACGCCGCGCTCGACGAGCTGCTGGAGCAGGAGCGGTCCCTGCTCTCGAGCCTCCCGCCCCGCGACGCCGAGGCGCTCGCTGCGTCCCTGCGCACGCTCGCCCGCCACGTCTGA